The bacterium genome has a window encoding:
- the fusA gene encoding elongation factor G produces MTREIPIEKVRNIGVMAHIDAGKTTVTERILFFTGRSHKIGEVHDGEATMDWMVQEQERGITITSAATTAFWKGHRINIIDTPGHVDFTAEVERSLRVLDGTVALFCAVGGVQPQSETVWRQAEKYMVPRIAFINKMDRIGADFDGVVKEIEVTLGANPVPIVIPIGAGAEFEGVVDLIEMKAIFYDEAPVGARIREEAVPAELRERAEAAREFLVERVSEQDDALMEKYVGGQEPSRDELTAALRGAVIRGEVIPVLCGAAFKNKGVRRLLDAIVDLLPSPLDLPPAIGTRKEENKEIIRHPSEDAPLAALAFKIMADRHLGKLTYLRVYSGVLANGSFVFNSNLETRQRVGRIFLMHANKQQAVDNLRAGEVGAVVGLAETRTGDTVCDEAHPIILENIDFPAPVIGVAVAPASRADRDRLAAALSRLADEDPTFTVRTEEETGEVIISGMGELHLEVIVDRLKREFNVAVEVGQPQVAYRETILGDIEHRYRHVKQTGGHGQFADIIFRIEPGQPGEGFQFFNEIRGGNIPREYIPSIERGVVDAMAQGPYAGFPMVDIVYTVLDGSAHEVDSSDMAFRTCAAVGFKEACRKAGLQLLEPMMSVEIVTPEEYIGPLTGSICSKRGKVTSLIHKATHCVLAGQVPLANMFGYSSELRTITSGRGDFSMHFEHYAAVPFSLAEEIVERRRREEKIP; encoded by the coding sequence ATGACCAGAGAAATACCAATCGAAAAAGTCCGAAACATCGGGGTCATGGCCCACATCGACGCCGGGAAAACCACGGTGACGGAACGCATCCTTTTCTTCACCGGCCGCAGCCATAAGATCGGAGAGGTACACGACGGCGAAGCGACCATGGACTGGATGGTTCAGGAACAGGAACGCGGGATCACCATCACCTCGGCGGCCACCACCGCCTTCTGGAAAGGCCATAGAATCAACATCATCGATACCCCGGGCCACGTCGACTTCACCGCGGAAGTCGAGCGTTCGCTCCGGGTCCTGGACGGGACCGTCGCTCTCTTCTGCGCGGTGGGCGGCGTCCAGCCCCAGTCGGAGACGGTATGGCGCCAGGCCGAGAAATACATGGTCCCGCGTATCGCCTTCATCAACAAGATGGACCGGATCGGGGCCGATTTCGACGGCGTGGTGAAGGAAATCGAGGTGACCCTGGGGGCCAACCCGGTTCCGATCGTGATCCCGATCGGGGCGGGCGCGGAATTCGAAGGCGTCGTCGATCTGATCGAGATGAAGGCGATTTTCTACGACGAGGCGCCCGTCGGGGCGCGGATCCGGGAAGAAGCCGTTCCGGCCGAGCTCAGGGAAAGAGCGGAAGCCGCCCGGGAGTTTTTAGTCGAACGGGTCAGCGAACAGGACGACGCCCTCATGGAGAAATACGTGGGGGGACAGGAACCCTCCCGGGACGAACTGACGGCGGCCCTGCGCGGGGCCGTCATCCGCGGGGAGGTCATCCCGGTCCTCTGCGGCGCCGCGTTCAAGAATAAGGGCGTCCGCCGGCTGCTCGACGCCATCGTCGATCTTCTCCCCTCCCCCCTCGACCTGCCCCCGGCCATCGGCACCCGCAAGGAGGAGAACAAGGAGATCATCCGCCACCCTTCCGAGGACGCCCCGCTGGCCGCCCTGGCCTTCAAGATCATGGCCGACCGGCACCTGGGGAAACTGACCTACCTGAGGGTCTACTCGGGGGTGCTCGCCAACGGGTCGTTCGTCTTCAACTCCAACCTGGAAACCAGGCAGCGGGTGGGGCGGATATTCCTCATGCACGCCAACAAGCAGCAGGCGGTCGACAATTTGAGAGCCGGCGAGGTGGGGGCGGTGGTCGGCCTGGCCGAGACCAGGACCGGAGACACCGTCTGCGACGAGGCGCACCCCATCATCCTGGAAAATATCGATTTCCCCGCCCCGGTGATCGGGGTGGCCGTGGCCCCCGCCAGCCGGGCGGACCGGGATCGCCTGGCGGCGGCCCTGAGCCGCCTGGCCGACGAAGACCCCACCTTCACCGTCCGCACCGAAGAGGAGACGGGCGAAGTGATCATCTCGGGCATGGGCGAACTGCACCTCGAGGTCATCGTCGATCGGCTCAAGCGCGAATTCAACGTCGCGGTCGAAGTCGGGCAACCCCAGGTCGCCTACCGGGAGACGATCCTGGGGGATATCGAGCACCGTTACCGCCACGTCAAGCAGACCGGAGGCCACGGCCAGTTCGCCGACATCATCTTCCGGATCGAGCCGGGCCAACCCGGCGAAGGCTTCCAGTTCTTCAACGAAATCCGGGGGGGGAACATACCCCGGGAATACATTCCTTCGATCGAACGCGGGGTGGTCGACGCCATGGCCCAGGGACCCTACGCCGGATTTCCCATGGTCGACATCGTTTATACCGTCCTGGACGGATCGGCCCACGAAGTCGACTCCTCGGACATGGCCTTCCGCACCTGCGCCGCAGTCGGCTTCAAGGAAGCCTGCCGCAAGGCGGGCCTGCAGCTTCTGGAACCGATGATGAGCGTGGAGATCGTCACCCCCGAAGAATATATCGGCCCCCTGACCGGGAGCATCTGTTCCAAGCGGGGAAAGGTAACGAGCCTGATCCACAAGGCCACGCACTGCGTCCTCGCGGGCCAGGTGCCCCTGGCCAACATGTTCGGCTATTCCTCGGAACTGCGCACCATCACCAGCGGCCGCGGCGATTTTTCCATGCATTTCGAACACTACGCCGCCGTGCCCTTCTCCCTGGCGGAGGAGATCGTGGAACGACGGCGCCGGGAAGAGAAAATTCCCTGA
- a CDS encoding ATP-binding protein — MHLRKIPHIPANPVKSFFVHMLTRDIELQDAILDLLDNCVDGIQRAETKRQLSRRLPYEGYWASIEFDGTRFRIEDNCGGIPVRYHDYAFRMGRIKADIDKGKKTIGTYGIGMKRAIFKMGADCTIRTHAKDGSYRLRLSPQWISKEDDWLIPVVAIKPAETLGTTLEIRSIYSSVRTEFESGAFERAFREAVATHYAYIIGKGFEVRINGKAVTPRSISLLFAEEAVRSKHPIMPFIYEGKHDGVDVFLVVGFTSPIPSREEADEGLENYKERYSSAEAGWTVICNDRTVVYCDKTPLTGWGVSGVPQYHMQFIAISGIVIFSADDANLLPMTTTKRGIEASSPLYLQVRDKMIEGTKMFTQYTNQWKGKDLVAKSRCEMRSTHKATLDEIRTRALKLHMTATRGAVKGKQYKPVLPRPDKKKTTERIVFTRAVRDVRRVSQYIFDSPDRNPSNVGARCFDVILEEARE; from the coding sequence ATGCATCTTAGGAAGATCCCACACATTCCGGCCAATCCGGTCAAGTCGTTTTTCGTACATATGCTAACAAGGGACATCGAGCTTCAGGATGCGATCCTGGATCTGCTGGATAACTGTGTAGATGGTATTCAGCGGGCTGAAACGAAACGGCAACTTTCTAGGCGTCTCCCATACGAGGGATATTGGGCAAGTATTGAGTTTGACGGGACGCGCTTCAGGATTGAAGACAACTGTGGGGGGATACCGGTGAGATACCATGACTACGCCTTTCGCATGGGACGGATTAAAGCGGACATAGACAAGGGGAAAAAAACCATCGGTACGTATGGAATTGGGATGAAGCGCGCCATCTTCAAGATGGGAGCGGACTGCACAATCAGAACACATGCGAAGGACGGTTCTTACCGTTTGCGGCTATCACCGCAGTGGATATCAAAAGAGGATGACTGGTTGATTCCCGTAGTCGCGATCAAGCCAGCAGAAACTCTTGGTACCACACTTGAAATCAGAAGTATTTACTCATCCGTGCGTACGGAATTCGAATCCGGAGCCTTTGAGAGAGCGTTTCGTGAGGCCGTAGCGACGCACTATGCGTACATCATTGGCAAGGGGTTTGAAGTCCGTATCAACGGAAAGGCGGTAACTCCTAGGAGCATAAGCCTGCTATTCGCGGAGGAAGCGGTGAGATCGAAGCACCCGATAATGCCCTTTATCTACGAAGGGAAACACGATGGGGTTGATGTGTTCCTTGTTGTGGGTTTCACGAGCCCGATCCCCAGCCGAGAGGAGGCAGACGAAGGCCTTGAGAACTACAAGGAGCGGTATTCTTCTGCAGAGGCCGGGTGGACTGTGATCTGCAACGACCGAACTGTAGTTTACTGTGACAAGACGCCTTTGACTGGGTGGGGAGTTTCGGGAGTGCCGCAATACCACATGCAATTCATTGCGATATCGGGGATTGTCATATTCAGTGCGGATGACGCGAATCTCTTGCCTATGACGACAACCAAAAGAGGGATCGAGGCCTCATCTCCTCTTTACCTGCAGGTGCGTGACAAGATGATTGAGGGAACAAAGATGTTCACTCAGTACACTAACCAATGGAAAGGTAAGGATCTCGTTGCCAAGTCTCGATGTGAGATGAGATCAACACACAAAGCGACGCTTGACGAGATTCGAACTCGAGCATTGAAATTGCACATGACTGCGACGCGCGGTGCCGTGAAAGGCAAACAGTACAAACCTGTGTTACCGCGACCGGACAAGAAGAAGACGACGGAGCGAATAGTCTTTACCCGTGCTGTCAGGGATGTGCGTCGTGTTTCACAGTACATCTTTGATAGCCCCGACAGAAATCCATCCAATGTTGGGGCGAGGTGCTTTGACGTGATCCTTGAGGAGGCGAGGGAATGA
- a CDS encoding DNA cytosine methyltransferase, whose product MIQLRIETDLSFTGNRKTAKGTEGMPTVIDLFCGVGGLTLGAARAGFQIAAAVDNNAQAKSAFKKNFPKYEYVDANIAELTGAELIEKAQIDINGIDGVIGGPPCQGFSRIGRRKPNDARNNLFDHFFRLVAELQPTFYIAENVLGIRDSQFDEVRANALARVANYINLGPIILKASDFGAATSRERVFFIGIVVGRANGLTKDCFAPPANVAKVNVGTALLGLRQKISPEWQQEAQSWRTVTPHNSGPFWERIRDKIPEGVGDLEAIRRLQDENRVSGCLGTRHTKTVLERFAKLAEGAIDGPSRAVRLARKGFCPTLRSGSDPEHGSYQALRPIHPTEPRVITPREAARLQGFPDWFQFDSTKWHSFRQIGNSISPILAESVLSRMKEFIE is encoded by the coding sequence TTGATACAGTTAAGAATAGAGACGGATCTGAGCTTCACGGGTAACAGAAAAACGGCGAAGGGAACAGAAGGTATGCCGACGGTCATTGACTTGTTCTGCGGTGTGGGAGGGTTGACTCTCGGTGCAGCGCGCGCAGGCTTCCAGATTGCCGCAGCCGTGGATAACAATGCCCAAGCCAAATCCGCTTTCAAGAAGAACTTCCCTAAATACGAATACGTTGATGCAAACATTGCTGAACTCACAGGCGCAGAACTTATTGAGAAGGCCCAAATCGACATCAACGGAATTGATGGGGTTATCGGTGGACCGCCATGCCAGGGTTTTAGTCGAATCGGTCGCCGCAAACCAAATGACGCGCGCAACAACCTGTTCGACCACTTCTTTCGGTTGGTGGCGGAGCTTCAACCCACGTTTTACATTGCTGAGAACGTGCTAGGCATACGGGACTCTCAATTCGACGAAGTTCGCGCGAATGCGTTGGCCAGAGTGGCTAACTACATAAACCTCGGTCCTATTATTCTCAAAGCATCGGATTTCGGCGCGGCAACAAGTCGAGAACGAGTGTTCTTTATTGGTATTGTTGTGGGGCGTGCGAACGGGTTGACGAAGGATTGTTTTGCGCCCCCTGCCAACGTCGCGAAAGTCAACGTTGGGACGGCACTTCTAGGTCTTCGCCAGAAGATCAGTCCTGAGTGGCAGCAAGAAGCCCAGAGTTGGCGCACAGTAACGCCTCACAACAGCGGCCCGTTTTGGGAAAGGATTCGCGACAAGATACCAGAGGGTGTTGGCGATCTGGAGGCGATTAGGCGCTTGCAAGACGAGAACCGCGTTTCAGGCTGTCTTGGTACACGGCATACGAAAACCGTTCTGGAGAGATTCGCCAAGCTGGCGGAGGGAGCCATTGACGGGCCTTCGCGAGCTGTGCGTTTGGCACGGAAGGGGTTCTGTCCGACTCTAAGATCGGGCTCAGACCCGGAGCATGGAAGCTACCAAGCCCTTCGGCCAATTCACCCCACAGAGCCGCGCGTCATTACTCCCCGGGAAGCGGCCCGGTTGCAGGGCTTCCCCGACTGGTTCCAGTTCGACTCGACGAAGTGGCACAGCTTTAGACAGATCGGGAATAGCATCAGCCCGATTCTGGCAGAAAGCGTACTTAGTCGCATGAAGGAGTTTATTGAATAA
- a CDS encoding very short patch repair endonuclease, giving the protein MEVRRTLFGEGFRYRLHARNLPGRPDIVLAGHKTVVFVHGCYWHGHECGRRPKAKSNQQFWNKKIKRNRLRDLCVRGKLLDMGWRVLVIWECAVRRRTPAFGEGRDVKRIATWIRRGGRLAILSEDGFEECL; this is encoded by the coding sequence ATGGAGGTGCGTAGGACGCTGTTTGGAGAAGGCTTTAGGTATCGGTTACACGCCAGGAATCTACCGGGCCGACCTGACATTGTTCTAGCCGGGCATAAGACTGTTGTGTTCGTCCACGGATGCTACTGGCATGGGCATGAATGTGGTCGAAGGCCGAAGGCAAAGAGCAATCAGCAGTTTTGGAATAAGAAGATTAAACGCAACAGATTGCGAGATTTGTGCGTGCGAGGCAAACTGCTAGATATGGGCTGGCGTGTTCTCGTGATTTGGGAATGCGCCGTTCGGAGGCGCACCCCAGCGTTTGGTGAAGGCCGAGATGTGAAGAGAATAGCCACTTGGATTCGCAGAGGGGGAAGGCTAGCGATTCTTTCAGAAGATGGATTTGAGGAGTGCCTGTGA
- a CDS encoding HNH endonuclease, producing the protein MSDKRLNCVFGLLPLLRRDGDKCRFCAWAHDEWNPFDPRHLELHHIEHHVKGSVNIEGNLKTLCIVCHNKVHQRDKRAGKS; encoded by the coding sequence ATGTCGGACAAGCGATTGAACTGTGTGTTCGGCTTGCTTCCGTTGCTTCGGCGCGACGGGGACAAGTGCCGGTTTTGCGCGTGGGCGCACGACGAATGGAACCCGTTCGATCCGCGACACTTGGAGTTGCATCACATCGAGCATCACGTGAAGGGCAGCGTAAATATTGAAGGGAACCTGAAGACATTGTGCATCGTTTGTCATAACAAAGTGCATCAACGGGACAAAAGGGCAGGGAAGTCTTGA
- a CDS encoding RuBisCO large subunit C-terminal-like domain-containing protein: MILENREKGLKQLLAAMDLGSTGTIPLRRTDEPCEFHEDPEILDVREIDQSKNELEVLLSLPPCSAGLGTGLAMLLGSVCYCSVFSALKRFAVVDLALPKVCLDEYKGPRYGVSGIRKLLGVSQRPLLGLILKPRLRMSLSDILPTVQRALEGGVDYVIDDELLVSPSCSPFGQRAQAIETVVTAAQEKTGRKLGYFMNATADVETSLRLVEDGQRHGVCGFTLNCIAMGFSAVRHVIDTCDGQTAFVVNNIGRGVLTRKSTHYLAEQVIALLSRLAGGDAVYTGPFTQDFPYEQAILKEEIEKLQGDQYGLRPCFAVSSGSIFLEEIFQNVETFGADVMIQMGRGLLSDPERIRSSVTALVHILGAVSEASAPKDILTDVRRIVGVPRSCEERKDETVANGIPVEKQRLEDIRDNLRKDFVLLKRTEDTLRVEDRPKSIQRLEEDILEIRGRVVASVMEYEQLQMAGKIAATEAVSEARTARDVVVESFVSAMDHEPETEEMKALLEESREVLATLCDTIKSSAILPKVAERVSVTSTVLKSDISVTDKLKVTIPIIPLLLQYEGELSLGSKVSIASLWRKVVEFVNLRIRKFES, translated from the coding sequence ATGATCCTAGAAAACCGTGAGAAGGGGCTGAAGCAACTCCTCGCTGCGATGGATCTAGGCAGCACCGGAACGATTCCGCTGCGACGTACCGATGAGCCTTGTGAATTTCACGAAGACCCAGAGATTCTCGATGTTCGTGAGATTGATCAATCCAAGAACGAGCTTGAAGTGCTTTTGTCCCTGCCGCCTTGTTCTGCTGGACTTGGTACGGGTCTCGCCATGCTCCTAGGGAGTGTGTGCTATTGCTCTGTCTTTTCAGCGCTGAAGCGATTTGCCGTGGTGGATCTGGCATTGCCCAAAGTTTGCCTCGATGAATACAAGGGGCCAAGGTATGGTGTATCAGGGATTAGGAAGCTTCTTGGTGTTTCCCAACGGCCGCTTCTGGGGCTCATCCTGAAACCGCGGTTGCGCATGAGTCTATCTGATATTCTCCCAACAGTGCAAAGAGCATTGGAGGGTGGTGTTGACTACGTGATTGACGACGAGTTGCTCGTGTCCCCAAGTTGTAGTCCATTTGGACAACGCGCACAGGCCATTGAAACCGTAGTTACTGCAGCCCAAGAGAAAACGGGGCGCAAGTTGGGCTACTTCATGAATGCAACCGCAGATGTGGAGACATCCTTGCGCTTGGTCGAGGATGGACAGCGCCATGGCGTTTGTGGTTTTACCCTCAACTGTATCGCGATGGGTTTTTCGGCTGTCAGGCATGTGATCGATACGTGTGATGGTCAGACAGCATTCGTTGTGAACAACATCGGCCGGGGTGTATTGACGCGCAAGAGCACGCACTACCTAGCGGAGCAGGTAATTGCCCTACTTTCGCGACTTGCAGGTGGAGATGCTGTCTACACAGGGCCGTTCACCCAGGATTTTCCGTATGAGCAAGCAATATTGAAGGAGGAAATCGAAAAGCTACAGGGCGATCAGTATGGTCTCAGACCATGCTTCGCTGTTTCTTCGGGAAGTATTTTCCTCGAAGAAATATTTCAGAACGTTGAGACATTTGGTGCGGACGTGATGATTCAAATGGGACGCGGGTTGCTTTCGGACCCAGAGCGGATACGTTCGAGCGTGACAGCATTGGTGCATATTCTTGGCGCTGTCTCCGAGGCATCGGCCCCAAAGGATATTCTGACCGATGTGAGGAGAATCGTCGGCGTTCCCAGATCCTGTGAAGAGAGGAAGGACGAAACAGTGGCTAACGGGATACCGGTAGAGAAACAGAGGCTGGAAGATATTCGGGATAATCTACGCAAGGACTTCGTCCTTCTCAAACGCACTGAAGATACCCTGAGAGTCGAGGACCGACCCAAAAGCATCCAGCGGCTTGAGGAAGATATCCTAGAGATACGGGGCAGAGTCGTCGCGTCTGTCATGGAATACGAACAACTTCAGATGGCAGGGAAGATCGCTGCTACAGAGGCGGTATCAGAGGCGAGAACGGCCCGGGATGTTGTTGTCGAGTCATTCGTCTCAGCGATGGACCATGAGCCTGAAACAGAGGAGATGAAAGCGCTGCTTGAAGAATCCAGAGAGGTGTTAGCGACGCTCTGTGACACCATAAAATCTTCAGCCATTTTGCCTAAGGTCGCAGAACGGGTCTCCGTTACTTCCACTGTGCTGAAGTCTGATATTTCTGTTACGGACAAGCTAAAGGTAACTATACCGATCATTCCTCTTCTTCTTCAGTATGAAGGAGAACTCTCGCTTGGCAGCAAAGTTTCAATCGCCAGTCTTTGGCGGAAAGTTGTTGAATTCGTTAACCTGCGAATCAGAAAATTTGAATCCTGA
- a CDS encoding flavin reductase family protein: MKYQKIEVLDKVAKVVYLVQPSPVVLVSTVDTAGVKNLAPYAMFTPCSTCPPMVALGISPKSDTFKNISKTGEFVVGIPTSKILTQLYQAANEYPPAVDEFEETGLTPYARNKVKPARIAECAVNLECKLQWHKEAGNHHVVVGLVVAADIDKELFSEDKIKLRSAIPQVYHLTSGTFLVDGKVIDVKH; the protein is encoded by the coding sequence ATGAAGTATCAGAAGATCGAGGTCTTAGACAAAGTTGCAAAAGTTGTCTACTTGGTTCAGCCGTCCCCTGTTGTACTCGTGTCAACGGTCGACACAGCGGGGGTTAAGAACTTGGCACCCTACGCTATGTTCACGCCGTGTTCGACGTGCCCCCCGATGGTTGCGCTTGGTATCTCGCCAAAGTCTGACACCTTCAAGAATATCTCAAAGACCGGCGAGTTTGTGGTAGGAATTCCTACGAGCAAGATTCTGACTCAACTTTACCAGGCTGCTAACGAGTATCCGCCGGCCGTGGATGAGTTTGAGGAAACGGGATTGACACCATATGCGAGGAACAAGGTGAAGCCCGCGCGGATAGCAGAATGTGCAGTCAATCTGGAATGTAAGCTGCAATGGCACAAGGAGGCAGGAAACCACCACGTTGTTGTTGGATTGGTCGTTGCAGCAGATATCGATAAAGAATTGTTCTCAGAGGATAAGATAAAACTGAGAAGTGCAATACCGCAGGTGTACCACTTGACGAGCGGAACCTTTCTTGTAGATGGCAAAGTCATTGACGTTAAGCACTAA
- a CDS encoding HAD-IIA family hydrolase yields the protein MMCSDSWLDASQTSWQYSLRNYMSTERDYRRAQVGVVRSNEEWSAIYPHWVKILEKQPNLPVSVDPRWLSYWWGHFGSDRELSIFWAALGDDVLAILPLMRKRVGSHTILTLLSDCCSDYLGGVFSAFACDPIDRIAAAMCDHLEWDEIRLQNIRQDDVTLHIVTRALQDCGLSPVIVRAEDAPYIELGCSWDKYLKSRTRNRRRMLNRKMRALRRRGKVELQVVRDYDHETLERLFDLHDTRWDSIHGVQAFADTRRRGFIHDVAKDFAGTGNFCLFHLLLNGNIVAYRMGFIRGGRYYDWNTSFDLALDDCSPGLVLLGEAIRWACDNGLQEVDFMRGHEEYKLSWNTAVRSLYTIQCSRPREPRHPRVPVKSTDKLRDLASKRGVVLDLDGVLYKGDKPIEASLAAIRILRQSGVTVGFLTNTSVRRQQELADKLGQMAVIADPRHIMTSTIAAAEYCRTKGYRCCLVLGGAPALPELLACGGMDIAANDHTGYIDAVVVGYSKDFIYADLVAAQRAILKGAEFVCTDRDRVFAAPGMDKPGTGWIVAAIETVTGKSPFVVGKPNDFSLRLLLHLMGMKPQEVAVIGDSLDTDIAAARKAGALACLVLGGISTAEDVARRTHDSRPDLVFADLVEMVDQMRGDTR from the coding sequence ATGATGTGCAGCGATAGCTGGCTGGATGCATCACAGACAAGTTGGCAATATTCCCTGCGTAACTACATGTCGACGGAACGCGACTATCGTAGGGCCCAGGTCGGTGTTGTGAGGAGCAATGAGGAGTGGTCCGCAATCTACCCTCACTGGGTTAAGATCCTTGAAAAACAGCCTAACCTTCCAGTCTCGGTTGATCCACGTTGGCTTTCGTACTGGTGGGGCCACTTCGGTTCTGACAGGGAATTGTCCATCTTCTGGGCCGCGCTGGGAGATGACGTTCTTGCCATTCTGCCTCTGATGCGCAAACGCGTAGGATCCCATACGATCCTTACGCTTCTTTCTGATTGTTGTAGTGACTACCTAGGCGGAGTCTTCTCGGCCTTTGCATGTGATCCTATCGACCGCATCGCAGCCGCGATGTGCGACCATTTGGAATGGGATGAAATAAGGCTACAAAACATACGGCAAGATGACGTCACCTTGCACATTGTAACACGTGCACTTCAAGATTGCGGTCTATCACCGGTTATTGTCAGGGCAGAGGATGCGCCGTATATAGAACTTGGTTGTTCTTGGGATAAGTATCTTAAGTCACGGACAAGAAACCGGCGGCGAATGCTGAACCGCAAGATGCGGGCTCTGCGCCGCCGCGGCAAGGTAGAACTCCAAGTTGTCCGGGATTACGACCATGAAACCCTCGAACGTCTATTTGATCTCCATGATACTCGTTGGGACAGTATTCACGGAGTCCAAGCATTTGCCGACACAAGGCGCAGAGGCTTCATTCATGACGTTGCGAAAGATTTCGCCGGAACCGGGAATTTCTGTCTTTTTCATCTGCTTCTGAACGGCAACATAGTTGCTTATCGGATGGGCTTCATCCGTGGTGGCAGATACTATGACTGGAACACATCCTTTGATTTGGCGTTAGACGATTGTTCTCCGGGGCTAGTGCTATTGGGTGAAGCGATTCGATGGGCTTGCGATAACGGGCTACAGGAAGTTGATTTCATGCGCGGCCATGAAGAGTACAAGCTATCCTGGAATACCGCCGTGAGGTCGCTCTATACGATCCAATGTTCACGCCCACGCGAGCCACGCCATCCGAGGGTGCCAGTAAAGTCCACGGATAAGCTGCGGGATCTGGCTTCAAAACGGGGAGTTGTGCTGGATCTCGACGGTGTTCTCTATAAAGGAGACAAGCCGATAGAAGCCAGCCTCGCGGCCATTCGCATTTTGCGACAATCTGGCGTTACAGTTGGCTTCTTGACAAACACGAGCGTAAGAAGGCAGCAGGAGTTAGCAGACAAACTCGGCCAGATGGCCGTGATAGCGGACCCGCGGCATATCATGACGTCCACTATTGCCGCTGCCGAGTATTGCCGCACTAAGGGATACAGGTGTTGCTTGGTGCTGGGTGGAGCACCAGCACTACCTGAGTTGCTCGCCTGCGGTGGCATGGATATCGCCGCCAATGATCACACTGGTTACATTGACGCAGTTGTCGTTGGCTATTCAAAGGATTTCATATATGCCGACCTAGTGGCAGCCCAGCGAGCAATTTTGAAGGGTGCGGAGTTCGTATGCACGGACCGGGATCGTGTGTTCGCTGCTCCGGGTATGGACAAGCCCGGAACTGGCTGGATTGTGGCTGCAATTGAAACAGTAACTGGCAAATCGCCCTTTGTCGTGGGGAAACCAAATGACTTCTCGCTTCGCCTTCTACTTCATCTTATGGGTATGAAACCGCAAGAGGTAGCCGTAATTGGGGATTCGCTCGATACTGACATAGCAGCAGCCAGAAAGGCTGGAGCGTTGGCTTGCCTTGTTCTTGGAGGGATAAGTACTGCTGAAGATGTGGCTCGACGCACGCATGATTCCCGGCCAGACCTTGTTTTTGCGGATTTGGTTGAAATGGTAGATCAGATGAGAGGAGATACAAGATGA